A window of Hordeum vulgare subsp. vulgare chromosome 5H, MorexV3_pseudomolecules_assembly, whole genome shotgun sequence genomic DNA:
CATAATAGGAGAGTCCTTATTTTCTTGTTATCTGCATGAGTGAAGAGAGGAAGatgtagcatggcatacatatctCTCTTCATAGCAGATGACGAATAAGGCGGCTTCTTCACGTCCTTGAACTCTCGGTCGTCTGATCCGCTTCTTGCAACGATCTCATCCGTCCGATTTTCAAAGCTCGCATCAAAACCTAGTAAAAGGAGAATGTCGGTGCTTTGTGTTGCCTATGGTCTAGCACACCTAGCCCTTGAACAACATATGGTTTCTCCTAGGCCAACAAAAAAAAGGTTTCCCCTAAGCCAACTTTTGATTGTTTTAAGTACATCCTCCATCCTGGTTTATTTGGTTCCATCGTATTTATTACCAAAATTGACCATAAATTTAACTAATAAATTATCATTTGTAAAAGGTAATTAAATATAAACTAGATACCAAGTCAAAAAGTTATACCCTAGAAAATCATTTTTCGAATACAAATccagtactccctctgtctcagTTTACAAGTCCGACACATATATCTAGGTCGTCAAGTTGACAAACTTAATGAGAGgcatatataacaaaaaatatatcattagaaactttagatgttctattttccaatgacataatttttatgttaaataatatattttatataaatcaAATTAACGATCTACGTACAGGGGCGGACCCacgttgggctgagtgggggtccTGGCCCCCAGTCATTTTTTTTTTTACTACTATGAAGCCCAATATTTTACTAGTTGGGCCCTCAGTTAGTCAAATATTAGTGCCCCCAGTCACTTGGGCCCCTGCTGGATCTTTGGGTTGGGTCCGCCCGTGTCTAGATACACGTGCATGTCTTCTAAATTATGACGTAGGGAGTAGTATACATAAGATATAACATATTTTATTAGGCATATAGATGACCAAAATGTGacccaaaataacataataaacACAGAGGGAGAAAGTAGTGTATATAAGAAAATAGTGAAAATATTACGCGAGGATAAACGAGCCACGCTCATGCAAACCACAAACCATGCACATCCTATATTTCTTTGTGGTGTCTAGGAATTGTTTTGTTGTAGAGTACTCAAATTATTACCCTCTGGATCAAAGAACAGTCCACGATATACTTTTTGACAATTCCCATAGAATGTCATAGCAATTACAAAGTCATCAACAGAATCCCcgcaaaaaaaaatcatcaacagAATGAACTGAACAGAACCTAGCTTAGCTTAGCTATTTTTAGCTCaacgaagaaaaaaaatgaatcaTGGGTCCTAATTGCACGCACGCATGCATTGCACATTTGCACGGATGTGTAGCCAGCCGAGCCTAACTCATCTCCTTCCTCCCGCCGTCTCCCTGGCCACTGCCTTGGCCCACagcttgagcttctctttgaCGTCGTCGTCATAGCTCCGCGGCTTCCCGCCACGACGGAGACGCACTTCCTCCTCCCGCCGGGACGCCATGATCATGCCAACCGGCACCACCTCCTCCAGGAACGCCTCGAAGGCCCGCAGGTGGTCCGGCGGCATGTCCGCGGCGTCGTTGACGTGATCGGGCTCGGAGCGGCACGCCCCCGCGGGCATGCAGCGGCGTCCGCCGGCCATGGCCAGCGCCTCGGCAGACGGCCCGCCCTTGCTCGGCGCCGCCCCAAGCGTACGGCCTTGctgcttcttgttctcctcctcggtGGCGCACATCGTCGTCCTAGAAGCAACCGGTGCTGCACTCCGTTGCACTGATCGGTTGTTTATCGGGATTGTATATGTGCATGCTGAGAATGCAAGCTCTGTATTTATACACGGCTAGCTAGGTAAGGTACTGCTCGATCACGGCCGGTCAAATCATTTGTTGGTCTGGAGAATTGGAATTGTATGAGAGGATGTGAGTACGGAGATGGCACACTCTTGTGCGCACCGTATCTGGGTATCACGGGTGCGAGCTTGGAACGGATTCGTCGATCCGGCTGACGCACACGTACAGAATGCAAGAAAGATGCATGGAGCTAGGTAGCTTGCGCGCACGTACGTACGCACACGGTTGTTTCCGTATCCGGACGTGGTTCATGTGAGCTCGCCCCATCGACCAAGACCGGCCGGCCGGCCTCGCGCGCTCTGACCAACATATGCGTCAATTTGTCTGTCCCGTAGTCGTCTTTGGTGCATGGTCACGCTTGATTTCATgcatgcgtgcgtgcgtgcgtacgTCTCCATATTTCTTTTTGTCGGGCGGATGTCAGATgcatactagtagtagtagtggtctcGAAGCTTGCACGGGTGAGCCttgacttgcacttgcacgtgtgaGTGCCGATGGAAGGGTCTTTTGGATATCAATGCATGCATCCACGCGACGCGACAGCATCGATACGGGTACTCGAGTAGATGATCCTCATGTAGGTAGACGTTGCAACTTGCGTCCTCCTCGATCGGCTAGCAGCAGCTGCACGTAGGAGCACTAGTGCGACGTGTGAACGCATCCTCTTTGGGCTTCGGCTAGCAGTCACTGTAGCATCTAGATTTTGACTTTGACTCGCCGGTGCAAAAAGGTAACCACAAATATCCATTGACCAATCTGCCAGACGAAGGTTTAATAATTACCCGGATCAGGTTGTATATAAAAGTCATATCGGATGCCGAAAATGCACATGCGGATATCGTTCATAGGAATAGTAAAAAATTCGAGCTAGCAAGCCGCATGAAAACACTCGCGCTTACGGGTTTCTACCAGCATACGCACCCACTTAGATCTTGTTTGATACAGTACtggtgtattttagggaattagTGAGGATTATTCTGGTCAAACTCTTAAATCCCCACATATTTCATAACACAATTTGGTTCTAGTCTATTTGATATGTTTCATCCCCATATTTTCTCATAAATTCTCAAATTCTAGTGCATTTTTTTCAATACACAATACACTACCCCTATCTAGTGGATTGGGGATAAATGGGAATTTGAAGGGATTGtgtgaaggttgaggtttcatttAATCTCTGTGGGGATTATCTCCATCAATCTCCTCAAAAACCCTAGTACCTAGGCCTTGTTTGATACTAGTGTATTTCAGAGAATTAGTGAGAATTATCTCAATCAAACCTCTAAATACCCACATatcccataacaccatttggttctaATGCATTTGATATGTTTCATCCCCGCATTTCCCCACAAATCTCCAAATTCTAGTGTATTTTTTCAATACacaatacactacccctacctagtaGATTGGGGATAAATAGGGATTTGAAGGGACTGGATGGACCTTGTTTGATACGTGTATTgtgtattgagaaaaatgcactagAATTTAAGGATTTGTGAAAAAATATGgagatgaaacatgtcaaatacactataACCAAATGGTGTTATGAAATATGTGAAAATTTAAAGGTTGGACCAAGATAATCCCCAACTGCAGGACAAGAAtttaccaaacaaggccttatggTAAATTCTTGTCCTGCAGCCGATCGACTACAACAGCCAGCGCTTGGCCTTACGAGTCACCGACTCTTCTCGGTATGTTCCATCTGATCTTCGCTCGATTTGGTCACGAGCTCGACCACAAACCACAGATACTGTGTCTCCCCAATTCTACATGCTTTTTCTAAATGCTGTTAACCCTCCTAATTactctaaaagatcttatatcaGTTTACAAAGGGGGTATGTATTAACAAAGAACAATGCATAATTTCCATGTGggaaacacacacatatatagagCAACGAAGAGAAGAGCAAGTGCTCATGGTATATAGCCAAGTGCACACCATTCAGAGCTACAAAACCATTTCTTTCAAAGCAACTTCAATCAGGAACAACAAGCGTCTTGCTTCTATATGAATCCCACAAGTTACAGTGAAGTTCCAATTTCACAAAGGGTGACGTATTATAACACATGTTACAGGTTTCTTTCTGCATGAACATGGTGGGCGGCGTAACCAAGTCGGCAAATGGTTAGAGAAAAACGACAACTCATGACCGAGCAAACGCTCCGTGGATGATCGCATGAACTTCAACTAACATCCTACAACCATAAGTAACCAATTCTTTTCCTCGTGATAATTCGGCCATGAGAGTTGAGATCCAGGGGTGCTCTACAGCTCTACTGCATACTTAAGCTACACCGCATCAAGAAAACACTGGGGAGTAGAAACCACCTAGCTTGGGGGCGAACTGTTACACCTTGGCTACTCCTTGACCCCGTCTCCCTCTATTTCTTTGTGCATGCCAGTTTGTTCGCCATGCATTTCTGTGTATGTGCCTGATTGTTCGTCGTACGAGTACCTGCACATACGATATAGGACATCAGCACAGATACTACCAGAATTCAGAGACCTGCAACAAGCTGCAGCTATATGATATGGATGACGACAAGCAACTTTGTGCTATAATGGAAAATTCAGAGCCAGCATATCCATCACTCGGTTACATGAGATTATGGTAACAGTACAGCTTGGATCTGATACCCGTTTCCACGGACCAGTGTGTCCTGTTCAAACCGACAAAGCTAGTTTACCCCTTGTGTTCTGAATCTTTCTTGTGTCAAAAGCTTTGTTTGATGCATTCTGTAGTTCTATGGTCATGCATCAAATTAGAAACTAAAAACAACTCAGGCTGATGCTTCACCAGCAGCGGCCAGTGATTACCTGCCTAAAGTCAAGCTATTTTTCATGTGGGATACAATTCACCCTTAGGCCGTGTTTGGATCAGCGTTTCAGCTTGTTTGTGGCCGGTTTAGGATACAGACCTCCTCCTGTCATTTTCATTCTAGGCAGAAAACAAGAGGTGACCGGTAATTTACATCTGTAAAATAAATACAAGTGTAAAAACTTACACCCATTCCAAGCAGGGCCTTATTATATATGGGGTACATTTTTTATTACAATGGTTAAGTGGGCACATGTTATGTGCAATAAATTTATAACAGGCTagcaatactccctccgtctgtaaataagataagtattactccctccgtctggaaatacttgtcataggaatggatgtatctagatgtattttagttctagatcacTGAAATCACTGAAATAAAACAATAAGCAATTTCTCTATAACCGAGAATGACTGCAATGAACCTCAGATCGTTCCAGGATAACCAGAACTACACTAAGAAAGAGCAAACTCACTACTAACATTCAAGGATCCAATCCTACCAACCATGATCTAGTCCCCTATTTGGATAACGCCCACATGAACATGATAACTTTCATTCACATCACGATTGTTCAACGGTATTGGATTCCTCTAAGCAGGTCATACAGTAATTACCACAAACGTACTAGCCAAAAGGAAAACATACTAGTAAGCAAGTTGTTGCATCCACAAAAAAGTGGTCGAACACACAGAAAGAAACAACATCAATTTATTGTGAATGAAAGAAAAACGCAAAAGAAATACCATGTTCCTGTAGATGCAGCACAATAACACCCAGATGCAGCATCATAGTAATAGCCTGTGCTGCTGCTGTAATAGTAACTGCATGAAAACCAAAAAGGGAGTATAATTGACACAAGTAATGAGTTTAACAGTACGACAGTCAGCTGCTAACTACATAACTCTTGCTGTAACAAAAaactaaattatatatatataattggagtGTAACTGCTGCAAATTTCCATAAAGTAAGATCTATAACCTACCCTGACGATGGATCGTAGACATAATCTGAGTCTGCACTTCCATTACCAACCTCTGCAAGCATAATCAAAAGAGTTGCTAATAAGTACAGAAATGATTCTTGACATAAAAAAATGGAGACAGCATGAAATTGTTCGGGATCACTAGATAACAGCTTACTTTCAGCACCGGAGGTTCCAGAAGTATCTTGTGGTACTGTCTCGGGATTGGAACCTGAATCTATAGTTTTTGCATCAGAATGAGGATTGACATCAGTGTCGTCATTTTCACCAAACATGTCAAAGTTACTATCATCATCATTTGCTACAGCAATTGTCGCAGAGATATTGGCAGCTGAAGGACCACTGTCCATCTCCAGTAAGGACGTGGTAGTTGGGCCATTCTCTGTGGTGTCTGCAAATATATCTTCTTCAACTTCTGGTATACCAAGTCGAGCACGCGCTAGACGTTCATAACCCTCTGCGGTAGGCAAAATGATGGAAACATGTAATTAGGTGTGATCCCCGTTGAGACAATATTATGGAATAATTTAAAATAAGCATAAAAAAGCACAATGCTCATACAAGACTATTCATAAAAGTAGCAAATATCCGCATGGATTTTTAGACCAACAGGGTCTATCTGCTTATCATTTTCTACCATCGCCTTTTGTAGCTGGATATATTCTTAGTTTCATCTATCAGTGGGTCGTCTTTTGAATGGGGAAAATATATTGTGTGTTTGTTTAATGAGCCATCATGTAAGCTTGACTAAGTTATGTCAACACCCATCTTGTATGGACAATTGTGCTAACTCCAGAATAGGTGATAGCAGTAGCACGAACCATGTAAGTACTTCTATTCATTCAAGCAGGAGAATGGATTCAAATGGGTGGTAGTCACTTGCTAGTCACTTTCCCCACTCGCGGCAGGTGTGGCATGACACGCTCTCCTGGCTGCGTTTGACATGCCGGCCGCCAGACCAAGAGGCCTCCCTAAACGACTGGTGGATGCAAACCAAGCTGGACACGCCTAAAGCTATGCGCAAGGGCCTCGCCACGGCAACCCTCCTCACAGCATGGATGCTTTGGAAGCACCGCAACTCATGTGTGTTCGACGGCGAACGGCCCTCCACTGCCGTGCTTTCGGCAAAGATCAGAGAGGAAGCCTCCCTTTGGGTTCGAGCTGGGGCCACCGGCCTTGGGACGATTGTGCCGCCTACCTGGGATGTGCACTAGTCTTGTGCAGGCctttctttccttttccttttcttttcttttgagccCCTGTAGCCTCCTTCTCGAAGGCATGTACTGTACATATTCTCTCCCTTTTCAATGAAAAGAAACGCAAGCCTTTGCGTTTTCCCGAAAAAAAAATGGGTGGTAGTATTCATTTCATGTAGTAATTGCAGTAACACAGATGGATCAGTTTCCGTTGGAAATAGACATATGTATCTTGCAAGCTTTTACTGAAACTAATGTCACAAAACTGGCACCTGATTATTGATAGCTGATATTAAGCATATGCTTAAGCACACACATTTCATATAGCGTTCATTTCAACTGTCGCCTATTGGGTTTTTACTAGTAACACTTATGCAATGCTGTTTTCACGTTGGGAATGAGAACATGTAGTAGTATCATAAGTGAAACATGGTGATAAGAAAAAGAATATTTGGATAAGTTAGTAATAAGGGAGGTACTAACCAGCCTCGCGTACAAATGTCTCCCGATCATCTGAATATACATCTACACCAGGACATTAAAAAATGGTATAAGAATGCAGATCATCAGAAGGTTAACAAACAAACTAAAAGAGTTAATACAGAAAAGGAACACATACTGTACTCCCCATTCTCCATTAGCTTCATGGCAGCTTCTGTCAGCTCATCAAATATGCGCTTGGTCCCCTCGGTCATTCTTCCACGATTGTCAGTCGATGTACTCTTCAATCGTTTCAAAGCTTGAATTATCTGGCAGAACACCATTCAGGAAAAGATTTAACATGCATTCAACCCATGAGCATTATTAATAGAAAAAAGTCTCACATGGTTTCCTTTGTTTCATGATAGGTTTTGACTCGTACAATGTTTGGCTACAGGTCTATAAAGATTCAACAACAATGTGACATAGCAGACATGGTTGTAAGCTGTATCCAGACTCCAGAGGGGAAAAAAGATGTAGCACATACTCTACGGTTATAACTATATCAGACTTTTTACTGGACATTTGGCATGCAATCTGTAGTAAAAGCATATGCTCCAAGAAGTACCGTGAAGCAAAAAAAAATGCAATAGTTTCTGGATTCATTTGTTACGGATCAAGTTTATAACCTCGGCACTGAGAGAAGATACTGCAGCACACAAGGATATCAAGAGCATGCTTCCCCTCAGTCTCCAATAGACATGATAAGTAACAAACAGCATTGTACATTACAGTAACGCGGTGCAATTCGGATTGATTATCCATACAGCAAAGATGTAAAGGGAAAAAGTAGCACGCTGCCAGGTTTATAGCAACCAAGTACCTTGAGGCTAGTTAAACTAATTCACTAAATCATTTCTCTAGTAATGTTGCTGGTAAGCCAAGAATACAACAAGGGGACATTGTCCCACTCTTGTAAGTTGTAAGCATCACAATGTTCAAGTTAAAACTATATAGAAGCTGCAATTGAACATACCGTTTCTGCTGGTTCAAGCATGTTTGCTATTCTCCTTTTTATCTTCCCAATATCATCAGAAGAAAGGTCCTGGAACTCCTCTTCTTTGTCTTTTTTCTTTTGAACCTTTCCAGCAAATTTGGTGTCTACTTCAACGTTATCCAACCAGGCATCCTGCACAAAACAGGTGATTGCGTCACCAAATTGACAGATTGTAACTCCATGCGCAACATCCAAGATGATAAACATA
This region includes:
- the LOC123395505 gene encoding CD2 antigen cytoplasmic tail-binding protein 2; its protein translation is MQANSRLFLCSAVTDAASARRRPMEPTAPQRGTKRPLPGTAAGDQDDDRSALGDRKVRFPKGKKAKHRDPAAAGSSGEGGAAAEDIDDLMNPELAAVKRARRRHRRDGDDTQGTANVKGFEMRYKDDANFIDDGIEIEPFNLEQEREEGYFDENGNFVEFARGNDMKDAWLDNVEVDTKFAGKVQKKKDKEEEFQDLSSDDIGKIKRRIANMLEPAETIIQALKRLKSTSTDNRGRMTEGTKRIFDELTEAAMKLMENGEYNVYSDDRETFVREAEGYERLARARLGIPEVEEDIFADTTENGPTTTSLLEMDSGPSAANISATIAVANDDDSNFDMFGENDDTDVNPHSDAKTIDSGSNPETVPQDTSGTSGAEKVGNGSADSDYVYDPSSGYYYSSSTGYYYDAASGCYCAASTGTWYSYDEQSGTYTEMHGEQTGMHKEIEGDGVKE